GCTGTAAATAGTTTTAGCTATTTGGTTAATGTTGTTACCAATTTGTCCCAGCTCGATATATGTAGCACGATTTATTTCAGGCATCTTTGCTGGACTGGAGATAGTTGCATTTAGTCCAGCGACTCGTAAATACTCGCTCAATTTTAGATTGGCCTCATCAGCTTTTATTTGCAAAATCTGACGTTCTGATGGTGACAATCGTAGTGGATAATTTTTACGGCTTTCTTTTTGCTTCGATCTAGACATTTTTTAAGTTAAAGTTTTTTTATCCTGCTGTTAATCGAATATTTTCGCAATG
This Pleurocapsa minor HA4230-MV1 DNA region includes the following protein-coding sequences:
- a CDS encoding MobC family plasmid mobilization relaxosome protein; translated protein: MSRSKQKESRKNYPLRLSPSERQILQIKADEANLKLSEYLRVAGLNATISSPAKMPEINRATYIELGQIGNNINQIAKTIYSYQQRGITFDEICIELQAELEKLKSQLQKIRLETIGIASTSNDDC